The region aagccatggtttactccacatctcaggaacctgcacagggataaggaagaagctcacagcagtggagattgggcgcggtacaggcagaccaggaacaaactaagaaaggagatcaaagcagccaagagaagctacagtgagaagctatagaacagcctttctactggtgatgcttcggctgtatggaccggtctgagaaacctgactgcctacaggagcccctccacccatcctgaacagagtcatcTCCTGgctaaccgtctgaatggcttctactgcagacatgacaagaagccattcacacctcaaatcatcccctctacatcccattcaggaacaaattcttcccacaaagcagccaaccccctaccttcagatcttctgcctgcactaaagatctctgaggaaaatgtaaataggctctttcagcgcatgaaaacaaagaaagctggaggacctgattacgtctccccatcatgcctgaaagcctgtgcaaatccattcacccggatcttcagcAAGTCACTGGAAACGTGAGGTCCTCTCCTGcttcaaacaatccaccatcatcccagtgcccaagaaacccaccatcctaggattaaatgactaaagggctgtagccctgacgtctgtggtcatgaaatcctttgagcggctggtgttgaagcacctgataGACATcgcaggccccctgctggacccctgcagtttgcttaccgagcaaacaggtcggcagatgatgctgtcaacttaggtctacacttcatcctgcaacaccgcAATCGTCCAGGgacgtatgccaggatcctgtttgtagacttcagctcggccttcaacaccatcataccagacatcccccaccagaagctcacccagctcaacgtccctgcctccacctgtcagtggatcaacagcttcctgacagaccgacagcagcaggtgagactggggagcatcttatcccgaaccagatcaataagtactggtgccccccaggggtgtgttctatccccactcctcttctccctgtacacaaatgactgcacctcatcggactcgtccgtgaaactcctgaagtttgcagatgacacaactgttattggtctgatccaggacggtgatgagtctgcatacagacaggaggtggatcgactggtacactggtgttgtcagaactacttGAACTCAACccgctcaagactgtggaaatggtggtggacattcGGAGAACACCGCCTCCATACACCCCCcttaccatcctcaacaacaccgtgtcagtggtggaccacttcaggttcctaggaaccaccatctctgaggacctgagatggtcctcagacatagacactgttcggaagaaggcccagaaGAGActatacttcctgaggcaacttaAGAAATACAACCTTCCAACCTTCTACTCCgccatcattcagtcttcatctctcagtgtggtttggctcttccacaaaacaggacaggtccagactgcaacaaataatcagcgAACGTGAATTCCGTGATAGGAGCgaccgatttacatgttatccctatgtagaggcgctttcaggagcggagcggtgCAACGCGAGGCGGTGCAAAGGACACGGTGGCGATGCGAAAGGTGTGATTAGCGAGAACCGAGCGAAGCGAAACCTGCCATGGACGCCACGCAGGAGTTGGAAAGACCTGAACTTTTCTCTACATCCGCGTCgtgtcaaccaatcagggactggatgtagCTGTGATGTAGGGGTGAAGGACCGCAGCTGAGAAGAAGCTGTtttcagtgaagatggaggactgaatcatagtggcggtgtgcggcaagcctgagttgtatgactcaactaactagctgagatttatttactcaccgaagacagatggacaggcgttcagcagcgggaatacagcgccggtagttggtgtcccggaggccgattcgtctcccaactcgggacagcagatcttcgaactgggtcctggatagacagtcgtcatccagacgcagctcctggagtatgTGGTGGTACTccccgaactgttcccgtccctgaagaatctggtgaacccagggatgtTGACGTCGgtggcgtttttcggctctccacaggtaaaacaccgtgattatccgtgaaatccatgtccgccatgttcagttgaaaccagcaagcagcagatagaagctcctcctatttgatgacgcagcGAAGCGTTGCCATTTGTTGACATTTGGCCACGCGGATTGCATGCGAAATGTCAAGCGAGCAACAGCACACAAATGACACAAAAAATTtacagaatccgcgttcggtgtgaacgcaccattagactAGGGGTGGGCATTATGggaacatttttatattacaagttttttaaaaatatttttttaaatattttttatggtttttgactttttttcataTGAGGGCCTTTTTACCCACATTGTCTTCAAATACGAAAAGAATAACTGAACTTGATTGGCTTTAAATAGCTTATTTTACCGTATTAATGTTGGTTTTCCATATCCAGACACAGGTCAACACATAACCCCTTCAAAGTATAGTACTTAAGTTAaagaattaaaatgataaaggtCAAAATAGAACATTTTATTGAATGGTTTGCATAATCAATGCAGTTAACCGTCACTGAACACCCTATGAGGTATTTCAGCTGGTAATATGCTAGGAAAAgagcaaacattttctttcctttgtaAGTCAGCAAGCATTGCCAAATTTTTATATTGAATTGTCAAAGTCGACTATTCAATTGGGCTACAAAATATCTTAACAAATGAATGGTAGTATTCAACTTTCAGAAATGACCTTGCTTCAGAAGTTGCAAGTACAAATTAAAAGTGCAACTGAAGCATAACAACTGACAGTATCTTGAATAACTCAATAATATGCAAACCACCAATAGAGAAAAACAAGCTATGTGAAGTTCACatcaataaatatgttttatgtattAATAAAGTGCAGCTAGGCTTGTATCATTTCAAGAGCAACTTTCATTTCAAGAGTTGCTTTCCTCCTCTCCTCTGAAGGAGACGCAGGCCCTGCTGCTTCACTTGCTGCTGCCGCCATGGCAGTGGACACTTCACTTttagcctggcttgactttatTTCTTCAACTGCTTTTGTTAGGATGTATTCCACCTTTTCATTAATTTTGTACCTGGTTTTGAATCGTGTAGTGTCATTCCCCTTCTGTGAGAATGGTTGTATTAAATTAGGTGGAGTAAAAGCTTAAAGTaggagattattattattattccacatagaaactagttaaaaatacaaattttgcaGCACACTGGAAACGTAATTCGTATTCAAGTGAGATAGAGACAGAAAAGATGCGAGATGAGAAGACTAAAATGGTTTCAACACGTAGTTCTTGAGATTGAGTGAATTAGTGTGGACATGCATGAACAGACataagaaacaacaacaaaataaaggataaataaagcataagaaagAAATTAATACAACCATAGCACCtaaatatgtttattaaaaAGTGACTCTGTCCAAGCTAAAGTTAAAATACTTTCTAATGTGCATAATGTGTTTCAATATTTCCTGTAGATGTTaagcagatgctgatggttaaagAAGAAGCTCATGTAGACCACATACCTTGTGCTGACCTGCATGACTCAAGGCTCCACCatataaaggaggaacaggaggaagtctgcaccagtctggggggagagcagttcaatgggaaggaggagattgatgccatcagtcttccagtcactgctactccCATACAGAGTGTGAATGATGAACAGTCGcctctgctctcacagctttatccAGAACAAATTAATGGCAGAGAACTTTCAGAAGAGAACAGTggagaagaatccatcaggATAAAAGTTCATGGAGATGGTTCCATAGCCTTAAAGACTGAAGGCACTAAGAAGGATGAGGAGAGCAATAGAATGAAATACTCGGGCTCTGGACTGAAAACTAAGAACATGGACAATGACTGGGAGGAGAGCAGAGCTCATGAGTCAGATGAAAACACTGATAACAAACCCTTTAGCTCTTTTGAGTTTGCTGAACATTTTGTTAACCGTCACTTTTTTCAGAAAGACAtgaataatttagaaaaaacgTCTTCAAGCTCGCTGGATAACAAGAAATGTtttgcagaaaagaaaaatgtaaactcCCAAAGgaaagtccagacaggagttaagtttagctgtgaagactgtggcaaaacatttgttggaaataaatctttgaacacgcacatgagaatccacacaggacagaaacctttctgctgtgatttATGTGGAataagatttagccaaaaaacagacttaaaaagacacatgagaatccacacaggagagaaacctttctgttgtgatctatgtgagCAGAAATTCAGCAGAAAATCTACTTTAAACAGACacgtgagaatccacactggagagaaacctttctgttgtgatctatgtgagCAAAGTTTCAgcagaaaatctgttttaaacacacacatgagaatccacacaggacagaaacctCTTTTTTGTGATCAATATGGGGTAAGATTCagcctgaaaaaacatttaaatacacaaatgagaatccacactgggcagaaacctttctgttgtgatctatgtggacaaagatttaggcaaaaaacagatttaaaaagacacatgacaatccacacaggagagaaacctttctgttgtgatctgtgTACGCACAGATTCAGCAGAAAATCtactttaaacagacacatgagaatccacacaggtgAGAAACCTCTCTGTTGTGTTCTATGTGAGCAGAAATTCAGCAGAAAATCtactttaaacacacacatgagaatccacacaggacagaaacctcttctttgtgatctatgtggagaAAGATTCAgcctaaaaaaacatttaaacacacacatgaggaGCCACACAgaacagaaacctttctgttgtgatctatgtggacaaagatttttcCAAAAAGCAGGTTTAAAAATGCACATCAGAATCCACACAGCAGAGAAACCATTTGGCTGTGATCTGTGCAGACAAAGATTTAGTCAAAAAACAGATTTagacagacacatgagaatccacacaggagagaaacctttctgttgtgatctatgtgaaCAGAGATTTAACAGAAAATTTACTTTAagcagacacatgagaatccatacaggtgagaaacctttctgttgtgttcTATGTGAGCAGAGATTCAGcagaaaatctattttaaacacacacatgagaatccacacaggacagaaacctcttctttgtgatctatgtggagaAAGATTCatcctaaaaaaacatttaaactcacACATAAGGAGCCACACAggacagaagcctttctgttgtgatctatgcgGACAAAAATTTAGCcagaaaacagatttaaacagacacaagagaatccacacaggagataaacctttctgctgtgatctatgtggacaaagatttagcctaaaacaaaatttaaacacacacatgaggaTCCACACCGGACAGAAACCGTTCTGCTGTGATTTATGTGGGcaaagatttagccgaaaaactgctttaaatgaacacaagagaatccacacaggagagaaacctttctgctGTGATCTATGCGGACAGCGATTTAGccaaaaagcacatttaaacacacacatgagaatccacacaggacagaaacctttttgttgtgatctatgtggacaaagattcaaccaaaaagcacatttaaacacacacatgagaatccacacaggacagaaacctttttcTGTCACACTGGAATCCACACTTGAGGGAAAATGGCTAAGTTATGAATAGTCACTCAAACAGTCTTCACTCATTGGTTTCAGCATTTGTCTAGTGGttaattttcatatttaatttgttATAATATGTTAGGTTACTGATTTGTTTGGTTGTGTAACTGGTAGTTTCTATgccaagcttttttttttttttgttcgttCGGGTGCGTTCAGTTTTTGCTTATTGTGTATTTCAAACGGGCCTATAGTTTAAAGATTGGCACCAGTGTTGACAAATCATTTGGCCTGTGTCTGTTGTCCTGTGTATTTTGTCTTCTATGGTTTGGAAGGTGTCGTCCCCAATTCTAGGTATTGTATGTATTGCTTTCAGTGTTTTAGTGGTGACCTGGATAACTTAATTTATCTGTTTAAATTTAGCCTCTGTAGATAATTTAACGAGTGGTAAGTATACATCTGCAAAGCGAAATGTGTCCTTGGCTGTGTTTAAAAGTCTGGGGACCAATTTGTGAATGGTTTTACCTTCCCTGAATCAACTAGAAGATTTTGTACTTGTGGGGTTTTGAGGTTGTTTGTTCACTTCCATTGTGTCTTTTACTGTCTTTACAGTGTGTTTTCATCTGCTGTGGGATATCCTTTCTCTGTGGTTTTGATTGTATGTGAAGTTTTTCTATTCTTAGGTTTTGTTCTATTAAGGTTCTAGCTTGTTGGAGggttttcagtttgatttttatttccgTTTGTGCTTT is a window of Girardinichthys multiradiatus isolate DD_20200921_A chromosome Y, DD_fGirMul_XY1, whole genome shotgun sequence DNA encoding:
- the LOC124864961 gene encoding oocyte zinc finger protein XlCOF6-like isoform X2, whose product is MLRTRKQRLQTRDISPSEEEQSHITLPSLESGCKLSSNCSVTVTRTSEEKLTTEMWRQQLKRRHCAAVGEISETVKKEDEEFNLHHNILEADLNPKVLLHKLDVKQMLMVKEEAHVDHIPCADLHDSRLHHIKEEQEEVCTSLGGEQFNGKEEIDAISLPVTATPIQSVNDEQSPLLSQLYPEQINGRELSEENSGEESIRIKVHGDGSIALKTEGTKKDEESNRMKYSGSGLKTKNMDNDWEESRAHESDENTDNKPFSSFEFAEHFVNRHFFQKDMNNLEKTSSSSLDNKKCFAEKKNVNSQRKVQTGVKFSCEDCGKTFVGNKSLNTHMRIHTGQKPFCCDLCGIRFSQKTDLKRHMRIHTGEKPFCCDLCEQKFSRKSTLNRHVRIHTGEKPFCCDLCEQSFSRKSVLNTHMRIHTGQKPLFCDQYGVRFSLKKHLNTQMRIHTGQKPFCCDLCGQRFRQKTDLKRHMTIHTGEKPFCCDLCTHRFSRKSTLNRHMRIHTGEKPLCCVLCEQKFSRKSTLNTHMRSHTEQKPFCCDLCGQRFFQKAGLKMHIRIHTAEKPFGCDLCRQRFSQKTDLDRHMRIHTGEKPFCCDLCEQRFNRKFTLSRHMRIHTGEKPFCCVLCEQRFSRKSILNTHMRIHTGQKPLLCDLCGERFILKKHLNSHIRSHTGQKPFCCDLCGQKFSQKTDLNRHKRIHTGDKPFCCDLCGQRFSLKQNLNTHMRIHTGQKPFCCDLCGQRFSRKTALNEHKRIHTGEKPFCCDLCGQRFSQKAHLNTHMRIHTGQKPFCCDLCGQRFNQKAHLNTHMRIHTGQKPFSVTLESTLEGKWLSYE
- the LOC124864961 gene encoding oocyte zinc finger protein XlCOF6-like isoform X1, with the translated sequence MLRTRKQRLQTRDISPSEEEQSHITLPSLESGCKLSSNCSVTVTRTSEEKLTTEMWRQQLKRRHCAAVGEISETVKKEDEEFNLHHNILEADLNPKVLLHKLDVKQMLMVKEEAHVDHIPCADLHDSRLHHIKEEQEEVCTSLGGEQFNGKEEIDAISLPVTATPIQSVNDEQSPLLSQLYPEQINGRELSEENSGEESIRIKVHGDGSIALKTEGTKKDEESNRMKYSGSGLKTKNMDNDWEESRAHESDENTDNKPFSSFEFAEHFVNRHFFQKDMNNLEKTSSSSLDNKKCFAEKKNVNSQRKVQTGVKFSCEDCGKTFVGNKSLNTHMRIHTGQKPFCCDLCGIRFSQKTDLKRHMRIHTGEKPFCCDLCEQKFSRKSTLNRHVRIHTGEKPFCCDLCEQSFSRKSVLNTHMRIHTGQKPLFCDQYGVRFSLKKHLNTQMRIHTGQKPFCCDLCGQRFRQKTDLKRHMTIHTGEKPFCCDLCTHRFSRKSTLNRHMRIHTGEKPLCCVLCEQKFSRKSTLNTHMRIHTGQKPLLCDLCGERFSLKKHLNTHMRSHTEQKPFCCDLCGQRFFQKAGLKMHIRIHTAEKPFGCDLCRQRFSQKTDLDRHMRIHTGEKPFCCDLCEQRFNRKFTLSRHMRIHTGEKPFCCVLCEQRFSRKSILNTHMRIHTGQKPLLCDLCGERFILKKHLNSHIRSHTGQKPFCCDLCGQKFSQKTDLNRHKRIHTGDKPFCCDLCGQRFSLKQNLNTHMRIHTGQKPFCCDLCGQRFSRKTALNEHKRIHTGEKPFCCDLCGQRFSQKAHLNTHMRIHTGQKPFCCDLCGQRFNQKAHLNTHMRIHTGQKPFSVTLESTLEGKWLSYE